Proteins co-encoded in one Streptomyces roseochromogenus subsp. oscitans DS 12.976 genomic window:
- a CDS encoding IS110 family transposase, whose protein sequence is MDVLVERVAGLDVSKGDVKACVRGPISQGSRRYRDEVRTFSTMTRSLLLLSDWLAEQDVQLVVMEATADYWKPVFYLLEERFEVWLVNARDIKRVPGRKTDVSDARWIAQVAQHGLVSPSFVPPPRIRRLRDLTRQRTSLVRERSRALNRLEKVLEDAGIKTSLVLTKTLSMSSRAMIEALIAGERDPVVLADLAVGKARSKITDLREALTGRFEDHHAFLTSQALAHIDSVDAQIAAFDQRIDAETAPLRRQHDLLVTIPGVSTRLAQVMIAETGADMTRFSTAAALASWSGVAPGNNQSAGRSYSGATTHGNIWLKGALGDAAAAAARTKGTYLNAHYRRLIRRMGKKRALVAVMHKIVIATWHMLTNDTDYQDLGPSHWQQHPHQVKRRQQRLIAELSALGVDTSGLAPA, encoded by the coding sequence ATGGATGTGCTGGTCGAGAGAGTCGCTGGACTCGACGTTTCCAAGGGTGATGTGAAGGCCTGCGTCCGGGGGCCGATCTCCCAGGGTTCACGACGCTACCGGGATGAGGTCCGCACCTTCTCCACGATGACCAGGTCGTTGCTGTTGTTGTCGGACTGGCTGGCCGAGCAGGACGTTCAGCTGGTGGTGATGGAGGCAACAGCGGACTACTGGAAACCAGTGTTCTACCTGCTCGAGGAACGGTTCGAGGTCTGGCTGGTCAACGCCCGCGACATCAAGCGGGTGCCAGGCCGTAAGACCGACGTCTCCGACGCCCGTTGGATCGCCCAGGTGGCTCAGCACGGGCTGGTCTCCCCGTCCTTCGTGCCACCACCGCGCATTCGTCGACTCCGTGACCTCACCCGGCAACGCACCAGCCTAGTCCGAGAGCGTTCCCGCGCTCTGAACCGGCTGGAGAAGGTGCTCGAAGACGCGGGCATCAAGACCTCGCTCGTGCTGACCAAGACGCTGAGTATGTCTTCCCGCGCCATGATCGAAGCACTCATCGCCGGTGAGCGTGACCCGGTGGTGCTGGCCGATCTGGCCGTCGGGAAGGCCCGCTCCAAGATCACCGACCTCCGCGAGGCCCTGACCGGCCGCTTCGAAGACCACCACGCCTTCTTGACGTCCCAGGCCCTGGCTCACATCGATTCCGTCGACGCGCAGATCGCCGCGTTCGATCAACGCATCGATGCCGAGACCGCGCCCTTGCGCCGGCAGCACGACCTCCTGGTCACCATCCCCGGCGTCTCAACCCGCCTCGCACAGGTAATGATCGCCGAGACGGGCGCCGACATGACACGCTTCTCCACCGCGGCCGCTCTGGCAAGCTGGAGTGGCGTGGCTCCTGGAAACAACCAGTCCGCGGGCCGAAGTTACTCAGGCGCCACCACGCACGGCAACATCTGGCTGAAGGGCGCCCTCGGCGATGCGGCAGCCGCCGCGGCACGCACCAAGGGCACCTACCTCAACGCTCACTACCGACGGCTGATCAGACGCATGGGCAAGAAACGCGCACTCGTCGCGGTCATGCACAAGATCGTCATCGCCACCTGGCACATGCTCACCAACGACACCGACTACCAGGACCTCGGACCCAGCCACTGGCAACAGCATCCGCACCAGGTCAAGCGACGGCAGCAACGGCTCATCGCCGAGCTGAGCGCCCTCGGGGTCGACACCTCCGGCCTCGCACCCGCTTGA
- a CDS encoding HNH endonuclease family protein, whose product MISTAWRRAATLVLVCLAGLLPAVTTPASAAPLPYYSALALRRDLPEPPGADVALKELGELKVEEPHQTPGYSRAKFPHWAKVYGQCDTREVVLARDGKGVTQDSLCRAVAGTWYSPYDSKTLDAASKVDVDHLVPISNAWKSGADLWTTDKRKAFANDLTHSQLIAVSASSNRSKGDQSPDQWAPPNKDYWCTYGRAWTDIKYVYGLSITAPEKKMLGTMLNTCD is encoded by the coding sequence ATCATCTCCACTGCGTGGCGCCGCGCCGCCACCCTCGTACTGGTGTGCCTGGCCGGACTCCTCCCGGCCGTCACCACTCCTGCCTCCGCAGCCCCCTTGCCCTATTACAGTGCGCTGGCCCTGCGGCGCGACCTGCCTGAGCCGCCGGGCGCCGATGTCGCCCTCAAGGAGCTTGGCGAACTCAAGGTCGAAGAACCGCACCAGACGCCCGGTTACTCGCGGGCGAAGTTCCCACACTGGGCCAAGGTTTACGGGCAGTGTGACACCCGCGAAGTCGTCTTGGCGCGCGATGGAAAGGGCGTGACGCAGGACTCGCTGTGCCGGGCTGTCGCCGGCACCTGGTACAGCCCCTACGACAGCAAGACGCTCGACGCCGCCTCCAAGGTCGACGTTGACCACCTCGTCCCGATCTCCAACGCCTGGAAGTCCGGCGCGGATCTCTGGACTACGGACAAACGCAAGGCTTTTGCCAACGATCTGACGCACTCGCAGCTGATCGCCGTCTCCGCCAGCTCCAACCGATCCAAAGGCGACCAGTCCCCGGACCAGTGGGCACCGCCGAACAAGGATTACTGGTGCACCTACGGGCGTGCCTGGACCGACATCAAGTACGTGTATGGGCTGAGCATCACGGCACCGGAGAAGAAGATGCTCGGAACGATGCTTAACACCTGCGACTGA
- a CDS encoding LAGLIDADG family homing endonuclease, whose protein sequence is MTPPRLRTRKPTGIVPWPKILIEGEEKAGKAQPLDALIATPQGWSPMGDLQVGSEVIGFDGRATTVTSVLDRGMLPIYRLTTSDGASTEVADDHLWRVWTTRDKHRQKSGRRIPHAGRVLTTEDIRDRLARGDVMHLPMVAPVHYETGPDLPLDPYLLGLLLGDGGMTPASAVLFSSGDPELHDAVEAALLEGDRLRREADGVCARITGGATLTLLRELGLHGRRSEHKFIPEPYLRATPDERLALLRGLMDTDGGMERAAATYSTSSPSLASDVRELVESLGGTASTHTKPTWYRGPDGDRRDGLLSYRMRVRLPRGVCPFVLRRKAERWQQTRPTFVTGPIRTVAEVSFVGHKEARCIEVAADDHLYVTENFLVTHNSYLAAQFTGSKPTGQAYWLELGEDTADEYASVPGADYLLIEHNGTYRDILGQIEAVHAEAKRAAAAKEPPVVLVVDSVSLLWRMLVNWTHERARRSPQGQRKLRQDPDAEIKPTMNLWNDAYERWANVMYLVRTMPGIVVLLARGKEVAAVDGNGDPIPNTKDWRVEGHKSLAYDATVWVRLRRGQDPQVIGARSLKFEVPRDGKPMALPDFSIEQLVFGLMGCSVRTQPRVTPELTGDLAQRWLPKVENASKGGLDELKKLWTEASADEELSREEIRVVRAAIERQAAELKNSEQLSDPTGDAARLRAAAAEQDAAAEGVPEEPRLDVEFTAA, encoded by the coding sequence ATGACCCCGCCACGTCTGCGCACCCGGAAGCCGACTGGCATCGTGCCGTGGCCGAAGATCCTCATCGAAGGCGAAGAGAAGGCTGGGAAGGCCCAGCCCCTCGATGCGCTGATCGCAACACCGCAGGGCTGGTCACCCATGGGTGACCTCCAGGTCGGAAGCGAGGTCATCGGCTTCGACGGCCGGGCCACCACGGTGACATCGGTTCTCGACCGAGGCATGCTGCCCATCTACCGCCTAACCACGTCCGACGGAGCTTCGACCGAAGTTGCTGACGATCACTTGTGGCGTGTCTGGACAACCCGCGACAAGCACCGTCAGAAGAGCGGCCGACGGATACCTCACGCTGGCCGCGTCCTCACGACGGAGGATATCCGGGACAGACTCGCTCGGGGCGACGTGATGCATCTACCGATGGTCGCCCCCGTGCACTATGAAACCGGCCCGGACCTTCCGCTGGATCCATACCTCCTCGGGCTCCTCCTCGGCGACGGCGGGATGACCCCCGCGAGCGCGGTGTTGTTCTCAAGCGGCGATCCGGAGTTGCACGACGCAGTTGAGGCCGCTCTCCTGGAGGGGGACCGGTTGCGCCGGGAAGCAGATGGAGTCTGCGCCCGCATCACCGGAGGGGCAACCCTCACTCTGCTGCGCGAGCTTGGTCTGCACGGACGGCGCAGCGAGCACAAGTTCATCCCAGAGCCGTACCTGCGCGCCACGCCAGATGAACGCCTGGCACTGCTGCGCGGCCTGATGGATACGGACGGTGGCATGGAGAGGGCTGCGGCGACGTACTCGACGTCCTCCCCTAGCCTCGCGTCCGATGTCCGTGAATTGGTCGAGTCCCTGGGCGGGACTGCCTCGACACACACCAAGCCGACGTGGTACCGCGGGCCGGACGGAGACCGTCGCGATGGCCTGTTGTCGTACCGAATGAGGGTGCGTCTGCCCCGCGGTGTTTGCCCGTTCGTGCTCCGACGCAAGGCTGAGCGGTGGCAGCAGACCCGGCCGACGTTCGTCACAGGACCGATCCGAACTGTGGCCGAAGTGAGCTTCGTTGGGCACAAGGAAGCCCGCTGTATCGAGGTCGCAGCCGACGACCACCTGTACGTGACCGAGAACTTCCTCGTGACGCACAACTCCTACCTCGCTGCCCAGTTCACTGGCTCGAAGCCGACCGGGCAGGCGTACTGGCTGGAACTCGGCGAGGACACAGCGGACGAGTACGCGAGCGTGCCGGGGGCGGATTACCTGTTGATCGAGCACAACGGCACCTACCGCGACATCCTCGGTCAGATCGAAGCAGTGCATGCGGAGGCGAAGCGGGCGGCGGCCGCGAAGGAGCCGCCCGTCGTTCTGGTGGTCGACTCGGTCTCGCTGTTGTGGCGGATGTTGGTGAACTGGACGCACGAGCGGGCCCGCCGCTCCCCGCAGGGGCAGCGCAAGCTGCGGCAGGACCCTGATGCCGAGATCAAGCCGACGATGAATCTGTGGAATGACGCTTACGAGCGGTGGGCGAACGTGATGTACCTGGTGCGTACGATGCCGGGCATCGTGGTCTTGCTCGCCCGGGGCAAGGAGGTCGCTGCTGTGGACGGCAACGGTGACCCGATCCCGAATACGAAGGACTGGCGGGTGGAGGGGCATAAGTCCCTCGCCTACGACGCGACGGTATGGGTGCGTCTGCGGCGCGGCCAGGATCCGCAGGTCATCGGGGCTCGGTCGCTGAAGTTCGAGGTACCGCGGGACGGCAAGCCGATGGCGCTGCCGGACTTCAGCATCGAGCAGTTGGTGTTCGGCCTGATGGGCTGCTCGGTGCGTACCCAGCCGAGGGTTACTCCTGAGCTCACCGGTGACCTGGCGCAGCGGTGGCTGCCGAAGGTCGAGAACGCGTCCAAGGGCGGTCTGGATGAGCTGAAGAAGCTGTGGACGGAGGCAAGCGCGGACGAGGAGCTGTCTCGTGAGGAGATCCGCGTGGTGCGGGCGGCGATCGAGCGGCAGGCCGCGGAGCTGAAGAACTCTGAGCAGCTTAGCGACCCGACTGGGGATGCGGCGCGGTTGCGTGCCGCGGCGGCGGAGCAGGACGCGGCGGCCGAAGGCGTCCCAGAAGAGCCGCGCCTCGATGTCGAGTTCACCGCCGCCTGA